The Nitrososphaerales archaeon genome includes a window with the following:
- a CDS encoding MarC family protein, whose protein sequence is MLFQETIYNVSMDALVRATIALFVVVDPIGILPLVASLTSKLKKEESRRLIQVTLYTTSGLLIAFAIAGQQILQVFGISIQSFSIAGGLLLLLLSFDVLLRGWKLEGTEKEMGAVPLAFPLLAGPGAITTLIITLEKSGLIVALLAVGIVLGLTTLVFHSTDAIHRVLGATGSLIVSRVMAIFLAAIAVQFIVEGMQDFLANV, encoded by the coding sequence ATGCTCTTCCAGGAAACCATATACAATGTTTCGATGGACGCACTTGTAAGAGCAACAATAGCGTTGTTTGTTGTGGTTGATCCCATTGGTATATTGCCGCTGGTTGCATCATTGACATCTAAACTTAAAAAAGAAGAAAGTCGGCGTCTGATACAGGTCACACTCTATACAACTTCTGGCCTTCTCATAGCTTTTGCTATTGCTGGACAACAGATACTTCAGGTTTTTGGCATATCCATACAAAGTTTTAGTATAGCAGGAGGATTACTTTTGCTTTTATTATCATTTGATGTCTTGTTGAGGGGCTGGAAATTAGAAGGAACAGAGAAAGAAATGGGTGCCGTTCCACTGGCCTTTCCATTGCTAGCGGGTCCAGGAGCAATTACAACATTGATAATTACGTTGGAGAAATCGGGTTTGATTGTAGCACTGTTGGCGGTTGGTATAGTTCTTGGACTTACTACTCTTGTGTTTCACTCAACAGATGCTATTCATAGGGTTCTTGGTGCTACAGGTTCCCTAATAGTATCTAGAGTAATGGCAATATTCCTAGCTGCAATAGCGGTTCAATTCATAGTAGAGGGGATGCAAGATTTCCTTGCAAATGTGTAG
- the hsp20 gene encoding archaeal heat shock protein Hsp20: MTWDDLFRKRMRGLFGPWENEIDEMMKEMEKMFQESMKAFQGNFPSDLVRESKLPDGTIRREWGPFVYGYSVTIGPDGKPQIREFGNMQSLLDKEGRIALKEGREPMIDIISSGAEIKVVAELPGVNKEDIQIRATENELILQTGGQGRKYYKEIDLPEIVDPNSARSTYKNGILEVTFKRKNKGDSGVSIRVE, from the coding sequence ATGACCTGGGACGATTTGTTCAGAAAACGTATGAGGGGGTTATTCGGCCCTTGGGAAAACGAAATTGATGAGATGATGAAGGAGATGGAAAAAATGTTTCAGGAAAGCATGAAGGCCTTTCAAGGGAACTTTCCCAGCGATCTAGTAAGGGAAAGCAAGTTGCCTGATGGTACTATACGCAGGGAATGGGGACCCTTTGTGTATGGCTATTCAGTGACAATAGGTCCTGATGGGAAGCCCCAGATAAGGGAATTTGGAAATATGCAATCTTTACTTGATAAGGAAGGAAGAATTGCACTAAAGGAAGGAAGGGAACCGATGATTGATATCATAAGTTCTGGTGCTGAGATCAAGGTTGTTGCAGAACTTCCCGGTGTTAACAAGGAAGATATACAGATCAGAGCAACGGAGAATGAATTGATACTACAGACTGGTGGACAGGGAAGGAAATATTATAAAGAGATAGATTTGCCGGAAATAGTGGATCCAAACAGTGCCAGATCAACTTATAAAAATGGAATACTAGAAGTAACATTCAAACGAAAGAATAAAGGAGATTCTGGCGTATCTATACGGGTAGAGTAA
- a CDS encoding DUF2024 family protein: MTAEKGLQVFKGGQKNVVVYNTYADKRRLHFDVFIPTDKTDPSEVPREVDGQAVEYAKEFLRLIGKPTDKVEVNICYRCHIDNTDLYKGQLWQLPGKDVLIWPMEGCPKPSQ; the protein is encoded by the coding sequence ATGACCGCCGAAAAGGGTTTACAAGTATTCAAGGGAGGACAAAAGAACGTAGTTGTTTACAACACATATGCTGACAAACGTAGACTTCACTTCGACGTATTCATCCCAACGGATAAGACAGACCCATCAGAGGTGCCAAGGGAAGTAGATGGGCAGGCCGTAGAGTATGCGAAGGAGTTCCTGAGATTGATAGGAAAACCAACTGACAAGGTGGAGGTAAACATATGCTATCGCTGTCACATAGACAATACAGATCTATACAAGGGCCAGCTGTGGCAGCTGCCAGGAAAGGACGTTCTGATCTGGCCCATGGAAGGTTGTCCTAAACCTTCACAATAA